The following proteins come from a genomic window of Pseudomonas hygromyciniae:
- the thiS gene encoding sulfur carrier protein ThiS produces the protein MRIQLNGESYELPDGETVAALLTRLELTGRRVAVELNQDIVPRSQHTETALTEGDQVEVVHAIGGG, from the coding sequence ATGCGCATTCAATTGAACGGCGAATCCTATGAACTGCCCGACGGTGAAACCGTCGCGGCCCTGCTGACCCGTCTGGAACTGACCGGACGTCGCGTCGCAGTGGAGCTCAACCAGGATATCGTCCCGCGTAGCCAGCACACCGAAACCGCCCTCACTGAAGGCGACCAGGTTGAAGTGGTCCACGCCATCGGCGGCGGCTAG